The following coding sequences are from one Bacteroidota bacterium window:
- a CDS encoding D-2-hydroxyacid dehydrogenase: protein MNIVFLDTLTLGNVPNLHILKRFGEIDFYETTSASEVVDRCRGKEIVITNKVIFDKARLSLLPELKLICLTATGMNNVDLDYARERNIVVKNVAGYSTESVAQTTFAMLLYLLNHLRFYDDYVRSGEFSKSSIFTHIGEGFWQLKGKQFGIIGLGTIGKRVALIAQSFGCKVVYYSTSGKNNNSSYQRLSLEELLKTSEVVSIHAPLNKNTLGLLSYDYLKLMKPSAILINVGRGGIVNENDLAKALDAEIIAGAALDVLHQEPVAAENPLLKIKNKDKLLITPHIAWASVEARTLLVEKVAENIRIFMSGIAG, encoded by the coding sequence ATGAATATAGTTTTCCTTGATACATTGACATTAGGCAATGTTCCCAATTTGCACATCCTGAAACGTTTTGGCGAAATTGATTTTTATGAAACCACTTCTGCTTCTGAGGTAGTTGACCGTTGCCGGGGCAAAGAAATTGTCATTACCAACAAGGTGATCTTTGATAAAGCCAGGTTGTCTTTATTGCCTGAGCTCAAATTGATATGCCTTACAGCTACAGGTATGAATAATGTTGACCTGGACTATGCAAGAGAAAGGAATATCGTGGTGAAAAATGTGGCAGGCTATTCCACTGAAAGTGTAGCACAGACAACTTTTGCCATGTTATTGTATCTTTTAAACCATCTCCGGTTTTATGACGATTATGTACGTTCCGGCGAGTTTAGCAAAAGTTCTATCTTTACACATATAGGGGAAGGATTTTGGCAGTTGAAAGGAAAACAGTTTGGAATAATTGGATTGGGAACCATTGGTAAAAGAGTAGCATTGATCGCTCAAAGTTTTGGCTGCAAGGTCGTTTATTATTCTACTTCCGGAAAAAATAATAATTCTTCTTATCAAAGACTTTCGCTTGAAGAGCTTTTAAAAACTTCTGAGGTGGTTTCTATTCATGCTCCCTTAAATAAAAATACCCTGGGTTTGCTTTCCTATGATTATCTAAAGCTGATGAAACCTTCCGCCATATTGATAAATGTGGGTAGAGGGGGGATTGTCAATGAAAATGATCTGGCTAAAGCACTTGATGCTGAAATTATTGCAGGTGCTGCTCTGGATGTCCTGCATCAGGAACCTGTTGCTGCTGAGAATCCATTGTTGAAAATAAAAAACAAGGATAAATTACTTATTACACCTCATATCGCCTGGGCAAGCGTTGAAGCAAGAACTCTGCTGGTGGAAAAAGTTGCAGAAAATATCCGGATTTTTATGTCCGGTATTGCAGGTTAA
- a CDS encoding type IX secretion system membrane protein PorP/SprF, whose protein sequence is MDKLLKTSLILFSLAFSFMQANSQQLPLYSQYMMNKFLLNPALAGGEGYTTVNLTAREQWLGLKDAPSTHALSVQTRLLNNNFILRRPSVRRRQYRSSRGGNVGLGAYLYNDRNGIFDRTGIQLTYAYHIPMNESQLSFGVSATAFQFTLNDQLLKLYQQQDQLVNGSDKTLYVPDANFGVYYGTPTYYVGLSAAQLLQSSLKFGSEGGSDFKMLRTYFLTGGYKWDLRNDYEIEPSLLMKTTENFKPQLDINTKVYYQDKYWGGLSYRTGNGGGALIFMAGLKVDKFYFGYAFDYTLSNIGRYTYGSHEVMIAAKFGSTPRRYKWLNNY, encoded by the coding sequence ATGGACAAATTACTAAAAACTTCTCTAATTCTTTTCTCCCTGGCTTTTTCTTTTATGCAAGCCAACAGTCAACAACTTCCCCTATACAGCCAATACATGATGAATAAATTCCTTCTTAATCCGGCTTTAGCAGGAGGTGAAGGATATACCACTGTGAATCTCACCGCACGTGAACAATGGTTAGGACTTAAAGATGCCCCTTCTACACATGCTTTAAGTGTTCAAACCAGACTTTTAAACAACAACTTTATTTTGAGGCGTCCTTCGGTAAGAAGAAGGCAGTATAGAAGCTCCAGAGGCGGAAATGTCGGTTTGGGGGCTTACTTGTACAATGATAGAAATGGAATTTTCGACCGTACAGGCATTCAGTTGACCTATGCATACCATATTCCTATGAATGAATCCCAGTTATCCTTCGGAGTTTCAGCAACTGCTTTTCAATTCACTCTGAACGACCAACTTTTAAAATTATATCAACAACAGGATCAATTAGTCAACGGGAGCGATAAAACGCTTTATGTTCCGGATGCCAATTTTGGGGTATACTATGGCACGCCCACCTATTACGTCGGACTTTCAGCAGCCCAATTGTTACAATCTTCGTTGAAATTTGGTTCAGAGGGTGGAAGCGATTTCAAAATGTTACGTACTTATTTTCTAACTGGTGGGTACAAATGGGATTTGAGGAATGATTACGAAATAGAACCTTCTCTTTTAATGAAGACTACTGAAAATTTCAAACCTCAACTGGATATTAACACAAAAGTTTATTATCAGGACAAATATTGGGGCGGACTTTCATACCGCACTGGAAACGGTGGCGGAGCATTAATATTTATGGCTGGCTTAAAAGTAGATAAATTCTATTTCGGTTATGCCTTTGATTATACTTTGAGTAACATTGGTCGTTACACTTACGGATCTCATGAGGTGATGATTGCCGCCAAATTCGGAAGCACTCCAAGACGGTATAAATGGCTCAATAATTATTAA
- the gcvT gene encoding glycine cleavage system aminomethyltransferase GcvT: MKNTIFTETHKQLGAKMAPFAGYNMPIEYSGITDEHLTVRQGVGVFDVSHMGEFWVKGPKAIELIQWVTSNDASKLEPGKAQYSCLPNGQGGIVDDLLVYYYEKEKYLLVVNAANIEKDWKWINDQNKFGAELENASDKISQLAVQGPKAIDVLQKLTDINLSDLKYYTFTTGTIAGIDRVIISATGYTGAGGFELYFYNNDGEKLWKALFEAGAEFGIKPVGLGARDTLRLEMGYCLYGNDIDDTTSPIEAGLGWITKFNGNKTFIDKDFLFKQHKEGVSRKLVGFIMIDKGIPRHNYSITDKDGVTIGRVTSGSISPMMKAGIGMGYVKSDYLANNKEIFISVRNKFLKAQIVKLPAF, encoded by the coding sequence ATGAAAAATACCATATTTACAGAGACTCATAAACAATTGGGGGCCAAAATGGCTCCTTTCGCAGGGTATAATATGCCCATTGAATATAGCGGCATCACTGATGAACATCTGACAGTACGTCAGGGAGTTGGAGTATTCGACGTATCGCACATGGGTGAATTTTGGGTAAAAGGTCCCAAGGCCATAGAACTTATTCAATGGGTCACTTCAAATGACGCTTCTAAACTCGAACCTGGTAAAGCTCAATATTCCTGTTTACCCAATGGCCAAGGAGGAATAGTTGACGATTTACTTGTTTATTATTATGAAAAAGAGAAGTATTTACTTGTTGTAAATGCCGCCAATATTGAAAAAGACTGGAAATGGATAAACGACCAGAATAAATTTGGAGCAGAGCTTGAAAATGCATCTGATAAAATTTCACAGCTGGCCGTTCAGGGCCCAAAAGCAATAGATGTACTTCAAAAACTCACAGACATCAACCTTTCCGACCTCAAATACTATACCTTCACAACAGGGACTATAGCCGGAATCGACAGAGTTATCATATCCGCAACTGGATATACAGGAGCCGGAGGTTTCGAACTTTATTTCTACAACAATGATGGCGAAAAATTGTGGAAAGCTCTTTTTGAAGCAGGAGCCGAATTTGGCATTAAACCTGTAGGCTTGGGCGCCAGGGATACTTTACGTCTGGAAATGGGCTATTGTTTATACGGAAACGATATAGACGATACCACCTCCCCTATTGAAGCAGGATTGGGATGGATAACCAAATTTAACGGAAACAAAACCTTTATTGACAAGGATTTTCTGTTCAAACAACACAAAGAAGGAGTTTCTCGAAAATTAGTAGGCTTTATCATGATAGACAAAGGCATTCCCCGCCATAATTATTCCATCACCGACAAAGATGGCGTTACAATTGGCCGGGTAACCTCAGGTTCAATTTCTCCCATGATGAAAGCAGGAATTGGAATGGGTTATGTTAAAAGCGACTACCTGGCAAACAATAAGGAAATATTCATAAGTGTCCGGAATAAATTTCTTAAGGCTCAGATTGTAAAACTTCCTGCTTTTTAA
- a CDS encoding OmpA family protein, whose amino-acid sequence MKKFISIILTVAFFSSLVVAQEDVKIRRGDFKTSSEGFKAAWKNIRLGNKYYKQGKGYYINALECYEKAYPYNKNNPGLNYKLGVCHIFSDRKFEAVGYFEKAVKADSLVSKDIHFMLARAYQLNSEFDKAIKQYNITKQAYGPKKLKHLKLNLDKFIEECNNGNELAAHPNKSLVINLGPAINSKYDDYNAVVSDNDSLMYFTSRRADLGNTKICPADNKYFEDIFFSEKINGKWKEASRMSAPINTKHNDAAVCLSKDNQTLYVYNGFKNGGTILASSKNKRLWTKPKKLPFKIDKYRMTSMSVSSDGNTIYFVSSNPKTSIGGKDIYFVRKNGKGKWGKPQNIGDVINTTEDEEGVFITQHDSVLYFSSKGHNTMGGYDIFRSRLSKEGIWLKAENVGIPVNTPDDDIFFALSPNGRQGYYSTIRQGGLGMKDIYKVIFLGSEKQLIFTREDNLIANDIEPIDPFFKKLPSKVSIDTTYFLKGKVTDVADHNPIISKINLVDQDKSMTIATAISDSMGNFLIKLPSRKKYGVEVTAKGYLFYVGILPITEAITSDTIIRNFTLQKVEVGTKVVLKNIFFELNKAKLTPASYQELQVVLKLLKDNPTMKIEISGHTDNVGSLKSNTLLSAARAKAVSTYLISKGINKTRLTSKGYAFTQPVAPNNTVEGRALNRRVEFKILKK is encoded by the coding sequence ATGAAAAAATTCATATCAATCATATTAACAGTGGCCTTTTTTTCTTCTTTGGTGGTTGCCCAGGAAGATGTTAAAATCCGGCGGGGAGATTTTAAAACCTCTTCCGAAGGTTTTAAAGCGGCCTGGAAAAATATCAGGTTAGGGAATAAATATTATAAGCAGGGGAAAGGATATTATATAAATGCCCTTGAATGTTATGAAAAAGCATACCCGTATAATAAGAATAATCCGGGATTGAATTATAAACTTGGAGTATGCCATATTTTCTCCGACAGGAAATTTGAAGCAGTTGGATATTTTGAAAAAGCCGTGAAAGCCGATTCTTTAGTTTCGAAGGACATTCACTTTATGCTTGCCCGCGCTTATCAGTTAAACTCCGAATTCGATAAAGCCATTAAACAGTATAATATCACCAAACAGGCTTATGGTCCAAAAAAACTAAAACATTTAAAACTTAACCTCGATAAGTTTATAGAAGAATGCAACAATGGGAATGAATTAGCGGCTCATCCCAATAAGTCTTTGGTCATCAATCTTGGACCTGCCATCAACTCAAAATACGATGACTACAATGCAGTTGTTTCCGACAACGATTCTTTGATGTACTTTACTTCCAGACGGGCCGACTTGGGAAATACTAAAATTTGCCCGGCAGACAACAAGTACTTCGAAGACATCTTTTTCTCAGAAAAAATTAACGGCAAATGGAAAGAAGCCAGCCGGATGTCAGCCCCCATCAATACAAAACATAATGATGCCGCTGTCTGCCTTTCAAAAGACAATCAAACATTATATGTTTATAATGGCTTTAAAAACGGAGGCACCATACTGGCAAGTTCAAAAAATAAGAGACTATGGACAAAACCTAAAAAGCTGCCTTTTAAAATTGACAAATATCGTATGACAAGTATGAGCGTTTCTTCTGACGGGAATACCATATACTTTGTTTCCTCTAATCCCAAAACTTCCATAGGGGGAAAGGATATTTATTTTGTCAGGAAAAACGGGAAAGGTAAATGGGGAAAACCTCAAAATATAGGTGATGTAATCAACACCACTGAAGATGAAGAAGGTGTTTTTATTACCCAACATGACAGTGTTCTGTATTTTAGTTCAAAGGGGCACAACACAATGGGTGGATATGATATCTTCAGGTCAAGACTGTCAAAGGAAGGCATCTGGTTAAAAGCCGAAAACGTTGGTATTCCAGTCAATACTCCGGATGATGATATCTTTTTTGCCCTTTCACCCAATGGACGGCAGGGCTATTACTCAACCATCCGTCAGGGAGGATTAGGAATGAAGGATATCTATAAAGTCATTTTTCTGGGTTCCGAAAAGCAGCTGATTTTCACCAGGGAAGATAATCTAATTGCGAATGACATAGAACCCATAGACCCGTTTTTCAAAAAACTCCCGTCAAAAGTCAGCATAGACACCACCTATTTTCTGAAAGGGAAAGTAACTGACGTGGCAGATCATAATCCAATCATCTCAAAAATCAACCTGGTTGATCAGGATAAAAGCATGACCATTGCCACTGCCATTTCAGATTCTATGGGCAACTTCCTGATTAAATTGCCGTCAAGAAAAAAATACGGAGTAGAAGTGACAGCCAAAGGATATTTATTTTATGTAGGTATACTGCCCATTACAGAGGCCATAACCAGTGATACCATTATTAGAAATTTCACTCTTCAAAAGGTTGAAGTCGGTACAAAAGTGGTCCTGAAAAACATATTCTTTGAATTGAACAAAGCAAAACTCACCCCTGCTTCTTATCAGGAATTGCAAGTTGTTTTAAAATTATTAAAAGACAACCCGACCATGAAAATAGAAATTTCGGGACATACCGATAATGTGGGAAGCCTTAAATCCAACACTTTGCTTTCGGCAGCAAGGGCAAAGGCTGTATCTACTTACCTTATTTCAAAAGGAATTAACAAAACCCGATTAACGAGTAAAGGATACGCATTCACCCAGCCTGTTGCACCCAACAATACAGTCGAAGGAAGAGCGCTAAACAGAAGGGTGGAATTTAAAATATTAAAAAAATAA
- a CDS encoding RNase adapter RapZ, with protein sequence MSEKEKLQYLVSMFQQWSGEKVQETIFLPPSGSYREYYRMISPHSQAIGVYNEDHKENLAFLNFTRHFFSIGLPVPQLYAEDLPHNVYLLEDLGDTTLLNYLNSQKEIDNNNLDFYDIYKKIINILPTFQIKGGKDLDYSYCYPRAAFDKQSMMWDLNYFKYYFLKLAKIPFDEQNLENDFQTFSDFLLQADSNYFLYRDFQSRNIMLKDGKVFFIDYQGGRRGALQYDLASLLFEAKTNLPFGFREELLEYYIQQLNLIQPVETKTFKKFYYGFVLIRMLQAMGAYGFRGFYEKKTLFLQSIPGALRNVEWWLKNADLPLEIPELRKVLELLNQSEFLKEIVRSSSKLTVEINSFSYRRGIPVDESGNGGGFVFDCRFIHNPGRYDKYKDLTGQDEEVKKFFTEQSEMDDFLKDVFSMIDRAVKKYQQRHYQHLVVNFGCTGGQHRSVYAAEQLSKHLSSKYDISIIVRHRERESIH encoded by the coding sequence ATGTCGGAAAAAGAAAAATTACAATACTTGGTTTCTATGTTTCAGCAGTGGAGCGGAGAAAAGGTGCAGGAAACTATCTTTTTACCCCCTTCAGGATCATATAGGGAATATTACCGCATGATTAGTCCTCATTCACAAGCAATTGGCGTTTATAATGAAGACCATAAAGAAAACCTTGCTTTTCTGAACTTTACCAGACATTTTTTTTCGATTGGATTACCAGTACCCCAGTTATATGCCGAAGATCTGCCGCATAATGTTTATCTTTTGGAAGATCTGGGTGACACTACCCTTTTGAACTACCTGAATTCACAAAAAGAGATAGACAACAACAATCTGGATTTTTATGATATTTATAAAAAGATAATAAACATTCTGCCTACTTTTCAGATAAAAGGAGGAAAGGATCTGGATTATAGTTATTGTTACCCACGCGCAGCTTTCGATAAGCAATCCATGATGTGGGATCTGAACTATTTCAAATATTATTTCCTGAAACTGGCCAAAATACCTTTTGACGAGCAAAATCTCGAAAATGACTTTCAAACCTTTTCGGATTTTCTACTTCAAGCCGACAGCAATTATTTCCTTTACCGCGATTTCCAGTCGCGCAATATAATGCTCAAAGATGGTAAGGTATTTTTCATCGATTACCAGGGAGGACGCCGTGGTGCTTTGCAATATGACCTTGCATCCTTGCTGTTCGAAGCAAAAACGAACCTTCCTTTTGGATTTAGGGAAGAATTGCTTGAATATTACATTCAACAGCTTAATCTGATTCAGCCGGTTGAAACAAAAACATTTAAAAAATTTTACTATGGTTTTGTCCTTATCCGTATGCTTCAGGCTATGGGGGCTTATGGTTTCAGAGGATTTTATGAGAAAAAAACACTTTTTTTACAAAGTATTCCCGGTGCTTTGCGTAATGTTGAATGGTGGCTAAAAAATGCGGATCTTCCGCTTGAAATTCCCGAATTACGAAAAGTCCTGGAATTATTGAACCAATCTGAGTTTTTGAAAGAAATAGTCAGGTCGTCTTCAAAACTGACAGTTGAGATCAACAGTTTCTCATACCGGCGTGGTATTCCGGTTGACGAAAGCGGGAATGGCGGGGGCTTTGTGTTCGATTGCCGGTTCATCCATAATCCGGGAAGATATGATAAATATAAGGACCTTACCGGACAGGATGAAGAGGTTAAAAAATTCTTCACCGAACAAAGTGAAATGGACGATTTCCTGAAAGATGTTTTCTCAATGATCGACAGGGCTGTCAAAAAGTACCAACAGCGTCATTACCAACATCTTGTTGTAAATTTCGGATGTACAGGTGGACAACATCGGTCGGTATATGCAGCCGAACAACTGTCCAAACATTTGTCATCAAAATATGACATTTCGATTATCGTAAGGCACAGGGAAAGGGAATCAATCCATTAA
- a CDS encoding DUF554 domain-containing protein: MLITGTLINASAVIIGSTAGILLHSHMPAKANKIVFQSNGLFTLFLGISMALKTHNFLILIFSILLGTLAGEWMHLDNKIDHFGEFLKEKIKSKNERFSEGLVMSFLMFCMGSMTILGAFEEGLGGKPNLLLSKSVLDGFGSVALASVFGIGVLFSVVPLLIYQGGLTLFASSLGNLLSNSAIDEMSAVGGLLLLGLGLTLLDIKKMKVVNMLPALLVAILLDYIVKLL, encoded by the coding sequence ATGTTGATTACAGGAACACTTATCAATGCCAGTGCAGTAATAATCGGAAGTACTGCTGGTATCCTGCTGCATTCGCACATGCCGGCTAAAGCGAATAAAATAGTATTTCAATCAAATGGATTGTTTACTTTATTTTTAGGAATAAGCATGGCTTTAAAAACGCATAATTTTCTCATTCTCATCTTCAGCATATTACTTGGAACACTTGCCGGTGAATGGATGCACCTGGACAACAAAATAGACCACTTTGGAGAATTCCTGAAAGAAAAGATAAAATCGAAAAATGAAAGGTTCTCGGAGGGCCTGGTTATGTCTTTTCTGATGTTTTGCATGGGCTCCATGACAATCCTGGGTGCTTTCGAAGAAGGTCTGGGCGGGAAACCCAATCTCTTACTCTCCAAGTCAGTACTGGATGGATTTGGTTCAGTTGCTCTTGCGTCAGTTTTTGGAATAGGAGTCTTATTTTCAGTGGTTCCTTTACTTATTTACCAGGGAGGGCTTACCCTGTTCGCCTCATCCTTAGGCAACCTCCTCTCGAATTCGGCTATCGACGAGATGTCGGCCGTAGGTGGCCTTCTTTTACTTGGTTTAGGACTAACTTTGCTCGACATAAAAAAAATGAAAGTAGTCAATATGCTTCCTGCCCTGCTGGTGGCTATTTTACTGGACTATATTGTAAAATTATTGTGA
- a CDS encoding tetratricopeptide repeat protein produces MKKIADIWKTICFMFILLNCGQLYGQENINERLSKSAYNKGIEQIRKQNFTEAEACFNKSISLDNKNYLTYLQRGKVKAKLNNPADALSDLYKALSLKNDLGEAFFAIGAIQVGLKKYNEAYVNFSKSIQYGFKDPMLYYLKGVIDLHKKDYSTALVDFSLAIEQQDDFAYAYHDRAAAKFKLNDLQGAMRDYLEAINYNPQMASAYSNLGSVKTKSGDFKGAVEDYTKAIKMQPNNYISLNNRGYVKYQLGDFQGAIDDFNQSLTLKKDYTYALNNLAIAKNKINDPQAAYEAFSKAVQIDNDFGTAYLNRGCVSELMGNIDSACQDWHKAQDLGIKEASAYIKECK; encoded by the coding sequence GTGAAAAAAATAGCAGATATTTGGAAAACAATATGCTTTATGTTTATCCTCCTGAATTGCGGGCAACTATATGGGCAGGAAAATATTAATGAAAGGTTGTCAAAATCAGCATACAATAAAGGAATTGAACAAATAAGAAAACAGAACTTTACAGAAGCTGAAGCTTGTTTTAATAAATCTATCAGTCTGGACAATAAAAATTACTTAACCTATCTACAAAGAGGGAAAGTAAAGGCAAAATTAAATAATCCTGCTGATGCCCTTTCTGATCTCTATAAGGCTTTAAGCCTGAAAAATGATTTGGGCGAAGCCTTTTTTGCCATAGGCGCCATTCAGGTTGGCCTGAAAAAATACAATGAAGCTTATGTCAACTTTTCAAAATCTATTCAGTATGGATTTAAGGATCCCATGTTATATTATTTGAAGGGCGTGATTGATCTTCACAAAAAAGATTATAGCACTGCGCTCGTTGATTTCTCATTGGCAATAGAGCAACAAGATGATTTTGCCTATGCTTACCATGACAGGGCAGCCGCCAAATTCAAACTAAATGATCTTCAGGGGGCCATGCGCGATTATTTGGAAGCCATCAATTACAATCCCCAAATGGCCAGTGCATATAGCAATCTGGGGAGTGTAAAAACAAAATCAGGAGATTTTAAAGGTGCTGTTGAAGATTATACAAAAGCCATAAAAATGCAACCCAATAATTATATTTCATTGAATAACAGAGGTTATGTAAAATATCAGCTGGGCGATTTTCAGGGAGCAATCGACGATTTCAATCAGTCATTAACATTAAAAAAAGATTACACTTATGCCCTTAACAACCTGGCAATTGCAAAAAACAAAATCAACGATCCCCAAGCTGCTTATGAAGCTTTTTCTAAAGCCGTCCAAATCGATAATGATTTCGGAACCGCATATCTGAACCGTGGTTGCGTATCAGAACTTATGGGCAATATAGACTCCGCCTGCCAGGATTGGCATAAAGCACAGGATTTAGGCATTAAAGAAGCATCAGCTTATATTAAAGAATGTAAATAA
- a CDS encoding STAS domain-containing protein encodes MLKTERIDDVYVVSIEGSNRLNALISESVKEELVGFFNKPNTKLVMNLEGIEFIDSSGFAAFLSTLKTANNNYGTFKICNVTPSVMELFKMLQLHNVFEIYSNLNDCLKSIS; translated from the coding sequence ATGTTGAAGACTGAAAGAATTGATGACGTTTATGTTGTTAGTATCGAGGGGTCAAACAGGCTTAATGCATTGATTTCAGAATCAGTAAAGGAAGAACTTGTTGGTTTTTTCAATAAACCGAATACTAAGCTGGTCATGAATTTGGAGGGTATTGAATTTATTGATAGTTCGGGTTTCGCAGCATTTCTTTCTACTTTAAAAACAGCCAATAATAACTATGGCACTTTCAAGATATGTAATGTAACTCCTTCGGTAATGGAATTGTTTAAGATGCTTCAATTGCATAATGTTTTTGAGATTTATAGTAATCTGAATGATTGCCTGAAAAGCATAAGTTAG
- a CDS encoding Hpt domain-containing protein, translated as MKTDLTYLRSLTSDSDNLIKEMIDIFISQVQEYKDEMKRDLQEQDWESLGKIAHKAKSSVAIMGMKELADDLKTLELLARDKKETESYPEYVRKFNESCDEAVKELQSINPKN; from the coding sequence ATGAAGACAGATTTAACCTATTTAAGAAGTTTAACCAGCGATTCAGATAATCTGATCAAGGAAATGATTGACATTTTTATTTCCCAGGTTCAGGAATATAAGGATGAGATGAAGCGTGATTTACAGGAGCAGGATTGGGAATCTTTGGGTAAAATTGCCCATAAGGCTAAGTCTTCTGTTGCAATAATGGGGATGAAAGAATTGGCTGATGATTTGAAAACTCTTGAATTACTTGCTAGAGATAAAAAGGAGACAGAAAGTTATCCGGAATATGTTAGAAAGTTCAATGAATCCTGCGATGAGGCAGTCAAAGAACTTCAATCTATAAATCCTAAAAACTAA